CAATCTGAGCGGACTGCTGGACGGGCTCGCCGGGGGGATGAGCGACGAGGAGAGCGCGTTGGTGCGCTCGTGGCTGGTGCCGGAGAGCCGGCGGGAGCCGCGGGGGTTGAGGGCGGGGCGGGAGAGGGTCGCCGACGAGTTCGCGCGGCCGGCCGCGGATGATCCGCGGGGGGTGCGGCGGGTCGGGGTGATCGGCGGGGGGACGGCGGGGTATCTGACGGCGCTGGCGCTTCAGGCCAAGAGGCCGTGGCTGGATGTGACGCTGGTCGAGTCGTCCACGGTGCCGATCATCGGGGTGGGTGAGGCGACGGTGCCGTTGATGGTGACGTTCCTGCACCACTATCTCGGCATCGATCCGGTGGAGCTGTACCGCGAGGTCCGGCCGACGTGGAAGCTCGGCATCCGGTTCGACTGGGGGCCGGACCCCGAGGGGTTCATGGCGCCGTTCGACTGGGGGTCCAACTCGATCGGGGTGCTCGGGTCGCTGGCCGAGCAGGGGGACATCAACGCGTTCACGTTGCAGTCGCTGATGATGACGGCGGGCCGGACCCCGGTGTTCGCGCCGGACGGCGACCCGGTGTCGCTGATGAAGTTCCTGTCGTTCGCGTACCACCTGGACAACGAGCGGTTCGTCCGGTTCCTCACGAATCTGGCGCGGTCCCGTGGTGTCGGCCACCTCGACGCCAAGATCGCCGAGGTGGTGCCGGCCGGACCCGAGTGGATCGACCACCTGGTCACCACCGACGGACGGCGGCTGGAGTTCGACTTCTACGTGGACTGCAGCGGGTTCAGGTCTTTGATGCTCGGCCAGGCGCTGAAGACGCCGTTCCACAGCTACTCCGACAGCCTGTTCACCGACCGCGCGGTCACCGGCAACATCCCGCACAACGGGGTGATCAAGCCGTACACGACGGCCACGACCATGGACGCCGGCTGGTGCTGGAACATCCCGACCAGGGAGGACGACCACCGCGGCTACGTCTACTCCTCGGCGGCGATCAGCGACGACGAGGCCGCGGACGAGCTGGCGCGCAAGTACCCCGGCATCACGCCGCCACGGCTGGTGCGGTTCCGGGTGGGACGGCACGAGTCGGCGTGGCGCGGCAACATGATGGCCATCGGCAACTCCTACGGGTTCGTGGAGCCGCTGGAGTCCAGCGGCCTGCTCATGATCACGCAGGGCATCCTGGCGCTGGTCCGCTCGATGCCGGCGTCCTGGTCCGACCCGGTGGGCCGCGAGGTCGTCAACTCGGTGCTCGGCAAGAAGTGGGACGAGATCCGCTGGTTCCTGTCGGTGCACTACAAGTTCAACACGCGCCTGGACACGCCGTTCTGGCGGGAGGCCCGCAGCCGCACCGACGTCTCGGGTCTGCAGCCGCTGCTTGAGGTGTACGCCGCGGGTGCGCCGCTGCGGCTGCGCGACAAGCTGACGCAGCTGCACCTCGGGCTCACCGCGCCGACGTTCTACGGTCTTGAGGGCATCGACTGCGTGCTCCTCGGCCAGAAGGTGCCGACGAGGCTGCTGCGTTCGGCGGAGCCGATCGAGCGGTGGCGCACACGCAAGGCCGCGGCCGACGTGCTGGTACGCCAGGCGCTGCCGCAGGCCGAGGCGCTCGCCATGTTCGACGCCGAGCCCCGTCTGCACGACGAGGTGGTCAAGGACAGGGACGGCTGGGTCGCCAAGTCCGCCGACACTCTCTGACCAGGCGGCCGGCGATGACGCGCCAACTCGACTCGATCGCCTCCGAGCGGTTCCGCGATCTGATGAGCACGTTCCCGAGCGGCGTCGCCGTGGTGACCACCGAGGGGCGGCGCGGCGTGCCTTGTGGCATGACCGTTTCATCGTTGTGCAGTCTGTCGCTGGAGCCGGCGCTGCTGCTGGTCTCGCTGCGCCGCGGCAGCGAGACCCTGGAGGAGGTGCGGCACGCCGGCGTCTTCGCGGTGAACCTGCTGCACCAGGACGGCAGGGAGGCGGCGATCGTCTTCTCCTCGCCTCTCCCGTCGCGGTTCGGCGCCGTGATCTGGGCCACCACCCCCGTCTGGTCGCTGCCCGCGCTGCCTGAGCACGCGCACACCACGATGGAGTGCGCGGTGGACAACGTGGTCGGCGCGGGTGACCACACTCTGGTCATCGGCAAGGTGGTCGGCGCCACGGCGTGGCGGCCGGAGGCCGCGCCTCTGCTGTACGGGTTGCGGCGTTACGAGTCCTGGCCGGAATGAGGCCTCTTAAAAACGACGCGCCGTGTTCACGCCGATGCGCACCGCGCGGGATAACGGGCTGTCCGCTGTCCGGTTTGGGATTCGTTAAGGTTGCTTATTCTCTTCGTGAATTGTGCTATATTCCAGCGGTTCTCGTCCCGTTCTCTTGACACGTAAGTCGTGACAACGTTAGCTAGAAGCGTGCGAGTGATCACCGCCGCGGTTTCTGGAAAATCATCTGCGGCCCGTACGAAAAACCCGCTCGCCCGGTGCGGATTACCGGTGAGCACTTGTTGAGCGCGGTAAGGGCCCCCCTCCTTGGCCGGCTCCATGATTCCCCCGTCACCGTAGACCTGCGCACGGAGCGGCCCTCGGTGTCCTGGCCGTCGCCCTCCGGCGGCGACCCCGGCGTCCCCGAGCCGTGCGTGGTGCTCGCCGACCGCGCGGGCCGTGCCGAGTTCGCCGCGCTGCAACGCACCCTGACCACGCTCGGCGTGCCGAGTGTCCGCGTGGAGTCCGGCGCGTCGCCTTCCCTGTCGGCCGTCCCCGGGGACGGCACGCTCACTCTGGACGGCCGGCTCGTCACCCCGACCGTCGTCTGGGCCCGTGACCTGCCGCGGGCCCCCGCCGCCGACCTCGCGGGCCGGGTCCGCGCCGACTCCTGGCACACCCTGGTGGGTCAGTTGCGCGCACTGGCGCCGTCCGCGCTCCCCGGCGGCGCACCCGGCCGCCTCGAACAGCTCGCCGGTGCGGCACGCGAAGGTGTACGCACTCCCCGCACCGTCGTCACCACCGACCCCGGCGCGGCCGCCGCCGCGATGAGCGGCACGCACATCGTGGTCAAGGTGCTGGACGAGCACTTCGTCGAGACCGTCCCCGGCCTGCTCGTCGGCGTGTTCCCCGAGGTGGTGCCACGCCGCGACGCCGCGCGCTGGACACCGCTGGACTTCCCCGTCATCGTGCAGGAACACGTGCGGCATGACACCGAGCTACGGGTCTACCACCTCGGCGGCGCCGTCCACGCGTACGCCGTCACCAAGGCCGCGCCGGACGCGCTGTGGCGCGACGCCGCGTCGGTGCGGGTCGTCCCTGTGCCGCCGCCTCCGAAAGTGACCGACGCGGTGCTGCGGCTCGCCGCGCGCTTCGGCCTCACCTACGGAGCGTTCGACCTGCTGCTCGACGGCGAGGACGTGGTGTTCCTTGAGATCAACGTGGACGGCGACTGGCGGTGGTACGAGTCGAGAGCGGGTGACCGCGCCGTGTCGCTCGCCGCCGCGCGGATGGTGTGCGCGCTGCATCTGCGCGCGGTGCCGAGCGCGGGCCTGCGGCCGCCGCTCGGCGTGGTCGATCTGCTCATGCTGGGCTCAGGGAACGGCCCCCGTGGCCGGTGACCAAAGGTCACCGCGAAGTGACATCGAGGGGGAGACATGCGCGAGGGAACGTTGTTACGGTGCTCGATACTAGGGCCGCTGGAGGTCCGGGCCGACAGTGTCAAGGTGGTCATCGGTGCGCCGAAACAGCGGCTTCTCCTGGCCATATTGTTATGCCGCGCCAATATGGTCGTGCCTTCCATTCAGCTCATCGACGCGCTGTGGGGGGAAATTCCTCCGCGCACCGCGCGCAAGAATCTCCAGGTGTACGTTTCCGCGCTCCGGAAGATCGTCGGCGACCGCATCGATTTTCAGGGCTGGGGCTACAGCTTCCGCGCAGAGCGTGACGAGGTGGACCTGCTGCGGTTCCAGGAGGCCGCGCGCACCGGCAGAGGCGCCATACGCGGCGGCGCTCCCGCCGTCGCGGCCGAACTGCTCGGCGAGGCCGTCGGGTTGTGGCGGGACCAGCCGCTGGCCGAGTTCTCGCACGTGCCGCTGGTGTCGCGCGACGTCGGCCGGTTCACCGAGCTGTTCCTTTCCGTGTACGAGGACTGGGCCGAACTGGAGATCGAGCTCGGCCGGCACGTCGAGGTGCTGAGCGGCCTCGACCTCGTCGCGGCGCGGTACCCGACCCGAGAGCGTATCGCCGCGGCCCGCATGACGGCGCTGGCGCGCTGCGGCCGCACCTCAGAGGCGCTGTCGCACTTCGAGAGCCTGCGCCGCCACCTGTCCGCCGAGATGGGAATCGACCCGAGCCCGGTGCTGAGATCCCTCTACCAGGACATCCTGCGCGGGTCCGGCACACCCGCGCCGGCGCCGCGCGGCGGCGCGGCACCGGCCAAGCCGCTGCAGGCCGGCGCCAACCAGTTGCCGCGCGACATCACCGACTTCGTGGGCCGTGAGCGCGAGATGCGCCGCATCGCCGACGACCCGTCCCCGGTCACCCTGATCACCGGCGACCTCGGCATCGGCAAGACCACTCTCGCGGTGCACGTCGCGCACACGCTGGCCCCGATGTTCCCCGACGGCGCGGTGGTGCTGCCGCTGCGGCGGCGTGGCGGTGCGCCGCGGCCGACCGCGGAGATCCAGCGGGAACTGCTCGAAGCCGTCGGCGTGAGCGTACCGGGGGTGCGCGGCGAGGACGTGCTGGCCTCGGTGTGGCGGTCCTGGCTGGCCAACCGCAGGCTCCTGCTCATCCTGGACGACGCACCCGACGAGGCGGCGGTCCGCGCGCTGCTGCCGGGGGCCGGCGCGAGCAGGGTGCTGGTCACCAGCCGCAGCAGGCTCAGCGGCCTGGAGTCGGTGACCAGGATCGGCCTCGGGGAGCTGTCGCACGAGGAGGGCATCGAGTTCCTGCGCCGCGTGATCGGTGCCGACCGGGTGCGCGGCGACGTGACGGCCGTCACCGCGATGCTCGACAGGTACGGCCTGTCACCGCTGATCCTGCGCGTGCTCGGCGGCCGGTTCGCCGGGCTGCCGCACGTGCCGCTCGCGCGGCTCGCCGAGCGTCTCGGCCGCGCCGAGTGCGTGCTGGACGAGTTCGTCGCCGGGGACCTGTCCTTGCGGGAGCGTTTCGAGGACGGCTACAACCGTCCGACGTGGACGCCGTGGGAGGCGTTCCGCACGCTCGGCGCGCTCGGGCCGCCGCCGTTCAGCCACGACGAGCTGGTCGACACGCTGGACGGCACGCTGGACGGCACAGGGATGCGGGCCGAGCGGGTCATCGAGTCGCTGCTCGAGGCCAACATCCTGTCGGTGCCGGACTACGAGGTGACGGCGCACGCCATGCTGTACACCATGTCACCGCTCGCGCATCGCTTCGCGGTCGAGCTCCACCTCGGCGGCGCCTGAGCCGTCCCGCGCCGCCTCCGCCTCCGGTGCGCCGTGCGCCACGACCTCACCGGCCGCCACCAGCTCACCGGAGTCCGCGTCGTCGCGCGCCGGAGCCGCCGGCTCGGGTGCGGGGGTGTCCAGGCTGCGCAGGCCGGGCCCCATGGCGGCGACGACCACATTCACCGCCAGCAGCCCGCCGATGACCAGCAGCGCTCCCGAGCCGCCGATGTACTGCGCGAGCACACCGCCGATCAGCGGGGCGAGCGGCGTCAGGCCCATGCTGGCCGTGCCGAACAGCGACGTCAGCCGTCCCATCATGGCGTCGGGCACCATGGTGGCGACCAGCACCCGCAGCGCCACGTTGAGCGCCGGCACGGCGACCATCGCGAGGAACAGCGGCACCGCCGGCCAGTAGGCGCCGAACGGCAGGGCCGTCGCGCACACCATCAGCGCGAAGAATCCCACCACCGCGAGCATCAGCCGTCCCGGCGGCAGCATCGCGCCGATCCGCGCCGACACCAACGCGCCGAGCAGCCCGCCGAGACCCATGCCGGCCAGCACGAACCCGGTGACCGTCGAGTCGCCGCCACGCGACTCGATCATCACGATCACCGGCAGCAGCAGCGCGTTGGCCACCAGGTTGGACACCAGCGAGAACGCGAGCCCCGCGCGCAGGCCCCGCTGACGCCACAGCCAGCCACCCGCCTCGGCGATGTCGGCGCGCATCCGCGTCTTGCGCCGCTGCGCCGCGTTCTCCGGGTGGCGCGGCACCTTGGCGAGGATGACGCACACCAGCGAGATCAGATACGTCAGCGCGTCCACGGCGAACGGCACGACCCGGCCGACCGCGAACAGGAAACCGCCGATCGGCGGCCCGGCGAGGGACGCCGCGTGGCTGCGCGCCTCTTCCTGCGCGTACGCCGAGGGGAGCTGCGACGGCGGGACCACCGAGCGGATGGCGGTGGCGCGCGCGGGGCCGAAGAACGCGTCGGCCGTCCCGTTGATCACGGCGACGACGGCGATGTGCCACAGCGCCACCTGGTCGGCGAAGATCAGGAGGGTCAGCGCGGCGTAGCTCCCGAACCGCGCGGCCTCGGCGATGATCAGGATGCGGCGCCGGTCCCACCGGTCCACCCACACCCCCGCCGGCAGCGACATCAGCAGATCGACGGTGATGCGGATCGCGCTGACGAGGCCCGCCGTCGCCGGGGAGCCGGTGATGGCGAGGATCAGCAGCGGGAAGGCCAGCCAGGTCAGCGTCGAGCCGAAACCCGATGTCGCCGCGCCGATCCACAACATCTGGAAACGGAAGTTGCGGCGCAGCGGCGGTAACTCGCTCATGTGGTCCACCTTCGTCGGTAGGCGCCGTTTCACCGGAGCGGTTCTGGGTTCACGAGCAGCTTGGACAGCCCTCGGCTGAGTATGTTGCCCCGCCAGTGCGTGGGGCCCGGCACCAGTGCGACGCCGGGGAAGCGGCCCAGCACCGCGGAGATCGCCACACCGAGTTCCATCCTGGCCAGTGGAGCCCCGGGGCAGTAGTGCGGGCCGAGGCCGAACGTCACGTGCTTCGCGGCGCCGGACCGGTTCAGGTCGAACCGGTCGGGGTCGGGGTACCGCCTGGGGTCGCGGTTGGCGGCGGCGATGGACAGCAGCACACGGGAACCCGCCGGGATGACGTCGTCCCCCATGTGGATGTCCTCGGTGGCGTACCGCAGCGTGGCGAACGGCCCAGGCGGGTGGTAGCGCAGCAGTTCGTCCACGGCGTTCGGCACGGCGTGCGGGCAGGCGCGCAGTGTCGCGAGGTCCTCCGGACGGGTCAGCAGGTCCCGGATGGACATGCCGATCACCTGTGCGGTGGTCTCGTACGCGGCGAGCAGCAGCGACGCGCCGAGCGAGACGACCTCACGCTCCTCGACCCCGCTCGCGGGGTCCCAGGCGCGCAGGATCGCCGACAGCACGTCGTCACCAGGCGCCTCGAGCCTGCGCCGGGTCAGGTCCTGGAAGAACGCGTCGAGACCGTCCATGTTGGCGTCGGCCGCCTCGCGGTCCAGCATGGGGAACACCGAGGCGACCCAGGTGTACAGTTCGCCGCGCACCGCGTGGTCCAGGTCGAACAGCTCGCACATGACCTGGAAGGAGAAGGGGTGCGCGAAGTCCGTCATGAGGTCCACGACCGGCCGCGACGCGAGCGGTTCCAGCAGCCTTGCCGCGACGGCCTCGGCCACCGGCCGGTACTTCTCGACGCGCTGCGGCGTGAACCACGGTGTGGCCAGACGCTTGATCGTGGTGTGGTGCGGCGGGTCGTACATGACCAGGCTGACGTCCAGCGTGCGGCGGCGCGGCCCCGAGTGGTCGCGGTCACCCTGCGTGGACAGCCGCGTGTCGGTCAACGCGGCCCGCACGTCGGCGTCACGCGTGAAGATCCATACCGGTCTGCCGCGCGGCGTCAGCACCTGTGTCACCGGGCACTGCTCACGGTACCCGGCGAGCAGCGGGTAGGGGTCGCGGGGGAAGCTCTTGTCGAACGGCGACGGCCTGGTCTTCGGTGTGGTCATCGGCGGGTTCCCGTCCTGGTCGCCGGAGTGGATGAGACGGTCGAGACGACGAGGTCGGCGGCGGCCGCGGCCTCGCCGGCGTCCCGCAGCCGGGACCCGAGCCACCGCGCGCGCCGCCGCAGCGGCTCACCGGTGACGGCGGCGGCCAGCGCGGCGCCTTCGTCGTCGCCGGCGGGGAGACGCACGGCGACGCCGGCGCGCACGCATGCCTCCGCCAGCAGTGGTTGTTCCGAGGCGGCGGGTGCCACGACGAGCGGCCGGCCGTGGCGCAGCGCGGCGAGCACAGGAGCGCTGGTGCCGCTGGTCAGCACCGCATGCGACATCTCGACCAGGGGGTCCATCCACGGCAGGCGGACGGTGACGATGTCCGCACGCGGATCGGCCTGCGAAGCGCCGGAACGGCCGACCTCCACAACCGCCTGGTACGGGCCGCCGGTGAACATCGCGTTCAGCCGCGGCCACAGGCTGGTCCCGCCGAACACGCGGCTGAGGTGCACGTACACCACCGGTTTGCCGGTGCGGGCCAGCAGCCGACTCACCCGGCCCAACTCGGCGGGGCCCGGCCCTGGCTCCCAGTGGCAGGGCCCGACGTGCCGCACACCGTCCGGCAGGACGGCGCCGGGGTACTCCAGAGCGGGGCCGCCGCGCAGCAGCAGGCCGGCGCCGATCAGCGGACGGTCGGCGGGCCGGTTGTCGCGCCTCGGCAGCCCGGTGCGGTCCCGCAGGAGGTGGTAGTGGTGCAGCAGCTCGCGCAGCCGCCACTCCCGCCGCACGACGTGCTGGGGTTCGTCATCGCCGCCTGCCTTGTAGGGCCACAGGTGCGCGGCGAAGCCGAGCACGGTGACCGGCAGGCCGAGGGCCTCGCCGGCCAGCAGCGCGCCGTGGCAGAGCGCCGACGTCACCAGCGCGACCGCCTCCGTGTCGCGCGCCGCCGCGATCACCGCGCGGTACTGCTCGTGTCCCGACAGCATCCAGCGGTCGACGGAGAACGCGCCTTTGCCGCCGTACTCGGCGGCGTCCAGCGCCGTCAGGCCCGCCTCGGCGACGGCGCCTGCCGCGCCGCGCCGCGCCAGCACCGCCACCGTGTGGCCGCGCCGCCGCAGTTCGATGCCGGCGGCGAGCACCGGGTACAGGTATCCCGGGTCGCTGAACGGGCACAGCAGGACGTTCATGCCGGCCCGGTGGCCGCCGCCGCGACGGCGACAGGAGCGGTGTCGGGTGCGGAGGACCCCGCGGGGGACAGGCCGAGGTGGAGGGACAGGAACGTGAAGACGTCGGCGAGCAGGCCGACGAAGCGGGACGCGGCGCGCGCGCCGTGGCCGACGTCGCGTTCCACGCGCAGCAGCACAGGGCCGGGGCCGGACGACGCGTGCTGGAGCGCCGCGCACATCTTGCGCGAGTGCGACGGGTCGACGCGGGTGTCGCCGTCGGCGGCGGCCAGCAGCACCGCCGGGTACCGCACCCCGTCACGGATCCGGTGGTAGGGGGAGTAGGCGCGCAACGCCGCGAACCCCTCGGGGTCCTCCACGCTGCCGTACTCGGGACGCCAGCTCGGCCCCATGCCGTGCCGCTCGTAGCGGAGCATGTCGAGCAGCGCTGCCACGCAGACCACCGCGCCGTACCTCTCCGGGTGCTGGGTCAGCGCGGCCCCCGCCAGCAGGCCGCCGTTGGACACCCCGACGACGCCGAGCATGCCGGTTGCCGTCCAGCCGTGCTCGATGAGGTGACCGGCCGCCGCGTCCAGGTCGTCGAACACGTTCTGCTTACGCGGCCCCGTGCCGGCGCGGTGCCATGCCTCCCCCTCCTCGCCGCCGCCGCGCACGCACGCCACGACGTACACCCCGCCGGCCTCGACCCACGCCAGCGCCTGCGGGAGGTACTTCGGTGACATCGACACCCCGAACCCGCCGTACCCGGTGAGCAACGTCGGCCGCGGCCGGTCAGGCACGCCGGCCGGCGACAGGACGAACATGCGCACCGGCGTGCCGTCCTTGGAGTGGAATGTCACGTGCGAGGTCCGCGCCGAGGCGGACGAGCGCGGCTCGGCCGGCCGGGGCCAGGGCCCGGTCACGCCGGTCCGCGCGTCGTACCGCAGGACGACCGGCGAGGTGGCGTAGTCGGCATAGCTGAACCACGCCTCGTGGCCGCCTTCCGGCCTGACGGAGATCGCTCCCACGCTACCGCTCCCCGGCAGCGGCACCGTGGCGACCTCGCGGCCGTCGGCCAGGTCGTGCACAGTGATCTCCGACACGGCGTGCCTGGTCCACGACACCAGCGCCACCGGACGCGGCAGGCCGGTCAGGGGGACGAAGTCGTCGAGCACCGCGTCCGGCCGCTCGGGGATCAGGGTGCGCCAGCACTCGGCGGACGGCGCCGCGGGGGTCGCCACGACGACCCGGCCGCGCGGCGCGTCCAGCTCGGTGCGCAGCCACAGCGGGTCGCCGGGCCCGGTGCCGGTTGTCATCCGCAGCCCACTCCGCGCACCGGCGTCCACCTGCACCGGGTGGAAGCGCGGCCGTCCTAGGGGGCTTTGCGTCAGGTCGGCCAGCCACAGGTCGGTGGCGGGGCCGGTGCCGGTGGTCGCCGACACGCTGAGCCAGCGGCCGTCCGGGGTGACCGCGACGGTGTAGAACCGGGTCTTGTCCTGGCCCTCGCCGAACACCAGCTCGTCGTCACCGGGATCGGTGCCGAGACGGTGCAGGTACACTCGCCGGTGGTACCGCTCCTCACCGGGGTTCAGCTCGGGAGGCAGGCGCCGCACGTAGTAGAAGGCCTCACCGCCGGGAAGCCAGGCCACCGGTGTGCGCCGCACCCGGTCGATCGGCCCGTCCACCACGGCGCCGGTGGCGACGTCCAGCACCCGCAGCAGCGAGTCCTCCGTGCCGCCGGTCGACAACTGGTACGCGAGCAGGGTTCCCTCCAGCGAGGGATGCCACGCCTCCATCACGGTGCCGCCGTCTGGGTCGAGC
The window above is part of the Sphaerisporangium rubeum genome. Proteins encoded here:
- a CDS encoding MFS transporter, with translation MSELPPLRRNFRFQMLWIGAATSGFGSTLTWLAFPLLILAITGSPATAGLVSAIRITVDLLMSLPAGVWVDRWDRRRILIIAEAARFGSYAALTLLIFADQVALWHIAVVAVINGTADAFFGPARATAIRSVVPPSQLPSAYAQEEARSHAASLAGPPIGGFLFAVGRVVPFAVDALTYLISLVCVILAKVPRHPENAAQRRKTRMRADIAEAGGWLWRQRGLRAGLAFSLVSNLVANALLLPVIVMIESRGGDSTVTGFVLAGMGLGGLLGALVSARIGAMLPPGRLMLAVVGFFALMVCATALPFGAYWPAVPLFLAMVAVPALNVALRVLVATMVPDAMMGRLTSLFGTASMGLTPLAPLIGGVLAQYIGGSGALLVIGGLLAVNVVVAAMGPGLRSLDTPAPEPAAPARDDADSGELVAAGEVVAHGAPEAEAARDGSGAAEVELDREAMRER
- a CDS encoding glycosyltransferase, which codes for MNVLLCPFSDPGYLYPVLAAGIELRRRGHTVAVLARRGAAGAVAEAGLTALDAAEYGGKGAFSVDRWMLSGHEQYRAVIAAARDTEAVALVTSALCHGALLAGEALGLPVTVLGFAAHLWPYKAGGDDEPQHVVRREWRLRELLHHYHLLRDRTGLPRRDNRPADRPLIGAGLLLRGGPALEYPGAVLPDGVRHVGPCHWEPGPGPAELGRVSRLLARTGKPVVYVHLSRVFGGTSLWPRLNAMFTGGPYQAVVEVGRSGASQADPRADIVTVRLPWMDPLVEMSHAVLTSGTSAPVLAALRHGRPLVVAPAASEQPLLAEACVRAGVAVRLPAGDDEGAALAAAVTGEPLRRRARWLGSRLRDAGEAAAAADLVVSTVSSTPATRTGTRR
- a CDS encoding cytochrome P450 — encoded protein: MTTPKTRPSPFDKSFPRDPYPLLAGYREQCPVTQVLTPRGRPVWIFTRDADVRAALTDTRLSTQGDRDHSGPRRRTLDVSLVMYDPPHHTTIKRLATPWFTPQRVEKYRPVAEAVAARLLEPLASRPVVDLMTDFAHPFSFQVMCELFDLDHAVRGELYTWVASVFPMLDREAADANMDGLDAFFQDLTRRRLEAPGDDVLSAILRAWDPASGVEEREVVSLGASLLLAAYETTAQVIGMSIRDLLTRPEDLATLRACPHAVPNAVDELLRYHPPGPFATLRYATEDIHMGDDVIPAGSRVLLSIAAANRDPRRYPDPDRFDLNRSGAAKHVTFGLGPHYCPGAPLARMELGVAISAVLGRFPGVALVPGPTHWRGNILSRGLSKLLVNPEPLR
- a CDS encoding tryptophan halogenase family protein, with the translated sequence MVSSSGEPINLSGLLDGLAGGMSDEESALVRSWLVPESRREPRGLRAGRERVADEFARPAADDPRGVRRVGVIGGGTAGYLTALALQAKRPWLDVTLVESSTVPIIGVGEATVPLMVTFLHHYLGIDPVELYREVRPTWKLGIRFDWGPDPEGFMAPFDWGSNSIGVLGSLAEQGDINAFTLQSLMMTAGRTPVFAPDGDPVSLMKFLSFAYHLDNERFVRFLTNLARSRGVGHLDAKIAEVVPAGPEWIDHLVTTDGRRLEFDFYVDCSGFRSLMLGQALKTPFHSYSDSLFTDRAVTGNIPHNGVIKPYTTATTMDAGWCWNIPTREDDHRGYVYSSAAISDDEAADELARKYPGITPPRLVRFRVGRHESAWRGNMMAIGNSYGFVEPLESSGLLMITQGILALVRSMPASWSDPVGREVVNSVLGKKWDEIRWFLSVHYKFNTRLDTPFWREARSRTDVSGLQPLLEVYAAGAPLRLRDKLTQLHLGLTAPTFYGLEGIDCVLLGQKVPTRLLRSAEPIERWRTRKAAADVLVRQALPQAEALAMFDAEPRLHDEVVKDRDGWVAKSADTL
- a CDS encoding ATP-grasp domain-containing protein is translated as MSWPSPSGGDPGVPEPCVVLADRAGRAEFAALQRTLTTLGVPSVRVESGASPSLSAVPGDGTLTLDGRLVTPTVVWARDLPRAPAADLAGRVRADSWHTLVGQLRALAPSALPGGAPGRLEQLAGAAREGVRTPRTVVTTDPGAAAAAMSGTHIVVKVLDEHFVETVPGLLVGVFPEVVPRRDAARWTPLDFPVIVQEHVRHDTELRVYHLGGAVHAYAVTKAAPDALWRDAASVRVVPVPPPPKVTDAVLRLAARFGLTYGAFDLLLDGEDVVFLEINVDGDWRWYESRAGDRAVSLAAARMVCALHLRAVPSAGLRPPLGVVDLLMLGSGNGPRGR
- a CDS encoding prolyl oligopeptidase family serine peptidase, whose translation is MRYPDAPRLDSADEFHGEVVADPYRWLEHTADPRTRTWTAAQEELFARERAGWDGLPGWQARLDALSRVPVTSPPVPRGDVMFVSHREPGAEHPVLTVRDGGVERVLVSPLALDPDGGTVMEAWHPSLEGTLLAYQLSTGGTEDSLLRVLDVATGAVVDGPIDRVRRTPVAWLPGGEAFYYVRRLPPELNPGEERYHRRVYLHRLGTDPGDDELVFGEGQDKTRFYTVAVTPDGRWLSVSATTGTGPATDLWLADLTQSPLGRPRFHPVQVDAGARSGLRMTTGTGPGDPLWLRTELDAPRGRVVVATPAAPSAECWRTLIPERPDAVLDDFVPLTGLPRPVALVSWTRHAVSEITVHDLADGREVATVPLPGSGSVGAISVRPEGGHEAWFSYADYATSPVVLRYDARTGVTGPWPRPAEPRSSASARTSHVTFHSKDGTPVRMFVLSPAGVPDRPRPTLLTGYGGFGVSMSPKYLPQALAWVEAGGVYVVACVRGGGEEGEAWHRAGTGPRKQNVFDDLDAAAGHLIEHGWTATGMLGVVGVSNGGLLAGAALTQHPERYGAVVCVAALLDMLRYERHGMGPSWRPEYGSVEDPEGFAALRAYSPYHRIRDGVRYPAVLLAAADGDTRVDPSHSRKMCAALQHASSGPGPVLLRVERDVGHGARAASRFVGLLADVFTFLSLHLGLSPAGSSAPDTAPVAVAAAATGPA
- a CDS encoding flavin reductase family protein — encoded protein: MTRQLDSIASERFRDLMSTFPSGVAVVTTEGRRGVPCGMTVSSLCSLSLEPALLLVSLRRGSETLEEVRHAGVFAVNLLHQDGREAAIVFSSPLPSRFGAVIWATTPVWSLPALPEHAHTTMECAVDNVVGAGDHTLVIGKVVGATAWRPEAAPLLYGLRRYESWPE
- a CDS encoding AfsR/SARP family transcriptional regulator; the encoded protein is MREGTLLRCSILGPLEVRADSVKVVIGAPKQRLLLAILLCRANMVVPSIQLIDALWGEIPPRTARKNLQVYVSALRKIVGDRIDFQGWGYSFRAERDEVDLLRFQEAARTGRGAIRGGAPAVAAELLGEAVGLWRDQPLAEFSHVPLVSRDVGRFTELFLSVYEDWAELEIELGRHVEVLSGLDLVAARYPTRERIAAARMTALARCGRTSEALSHFESLRRHLSAEMGIDPSPVLRSLYQDILRGSGTPAPAPRGGAAPAKPLQAGANQLPRDITDFVGREREMRRIADDPSPVTLITGDLGIGKTTLAVHVAHTLAPMFPDGAVVLPLRRRGGAPRPTAEIQRELLEAVGVSVPGVRGEDVLASVWRSWLANRRLLLILDDAPDEAAVRALLPGAGASRVLVTSRSRLSGLESVTRIGLGELSHEEGIEFLRRVIGADRVRGDVTAVTAMLDRYGLSPLILRVLGGRFAGLPHVPLARLAERLGRAECVLDEFVAGDLSLRERFEDGYNRPTWTPWEAFRTLGALGPPPFSHDELVDTLDGTLDGTGMRAERVIESLLEANILSVPDYEVTAHAMLYTMSPLAHRFAVELHLGGA